A section of the Rhodobacter sp. genome encodes:
- a CDS encoding helix-turn-helix transcriptional regulator yields the protein MSEITNFRGETLATQAETRGDAAVRALILRVGERVRKARELKGIPRRVLSDMSGVSPRYLALLEAGEGNISIGLLQRVAEALDHRIEWLVGEDDPWTSDALRVADLFRSAPGDTRQKVLDMLSPQPETTARRHRIALIGLRGAGKSTLGHLAGQALGIPFVELNREIEDQAGMPVNEVMAFYGQEGYRRLEAQAMSRIIATHDQMILAVAGGIVSEPETFKTLLAHFHTIWVKAAPTEHMGRVRAQGDTRPMAGNPEAMDQLRFILTSRETLYDQARAKLDTTGRSVDESLGDLLALIREHGFLD from the coding sequence ATGTCCGAGATCACGAATTTCCGGGGAGAAACCCTGGCAACCCAGGCCGAGACGCGCGGCGACGCCGCGGTGCGCGCGCTGATCCTGCGCGTGGGGGAACGGGTGCGCAAGGCGCGCGAACTGAAAGGCATCCCGCGCCGCGTGCTGTCGGACATGTCCGGCGTCTCGCCGCGCTATCTGGCGCTGCTCGAGGCCGGCGAGGGCAATATCTCGATCGGGTTGTTGCAGCGCGTGGCCGAGGCGCTGGACCACCGGATCGAATGGCTGGTGGGCGAGGACGACCCCTGGACCTCGGACGCGCTGCGCGTGGCCGATCTGTTTCGCAGCGCCCCCGGCGACACCCGCCAAAAGGTGCTGGACATGCTGTCGCCGCAGCCCGAGACCACCGCGCGCCGCCATCGTATCGCGCTGATCGGCCTGCGGGGTGCGGGCAAGTCCACGCTGGGCCATCTTGCCGGGCAGGCGCTGGGCATCCCCTTTGTCGAACTCAACCGCGAGATCGAGGATCAGGCCGGAATGCCCGTGAACGAGGTCATGGCCTTTTACGGGCAGGAGGGTTACCGGCGGCTCGAGGCGCAGGCGATGAGCCGCATCATCGCCACGCATGACCAGATGATCCTGGCCGTCGCCGGGGGCATCGTGTCCGAGCCCGAGACCTTCAAGACCCTGCTCGCGCATTTCCACACGATCTGGGTCAAGGCCGCACCGACCGAGCACATGGGGCGTGTGCGCGCGCAGGGCGACACCCGCCCCATGGCCGGCAACCCCGAGGCCATGGATCAGCTCAGGTTCATCCTGACCAGCCGCGAGACGCTCTATGACCAGGCGCGCGCAAAGCTGGACACGACAGGGCGCAGCGTGGACGAATCGCTGGGCGATCTGCTGGCGCTGATCCGCGAGCACGGATTCCTGGATTGA
- a CDS encoding acyl-CoA thioesterase — translation MAFTHTIRVGWGDCDPAKIAYTGRLPAFALEAIDAFWEHSIGAGWFAMEMDRGYGGPFVHLDLDFRAPVTPRHPLICEVVPVKLGGTSVRFRVRGRQDGVLCFEGHFVSVFSRVGALETIPIPPEVRTALEPFVESDA, via the coding sequence ATGGCCTTTACCCACACCATTCGCGTCGGCTGGGGCGATTGCGACCCGGCAAAGATCGCCTATACCGGCCGCCTGCCCGCCTTTGCGCTGGAGGCGATCGATGCGTTCTGGGAACACAGCATCGGTGCCGGCTGGTTCGCGATGGAGATGGACCGCGGCTACGGCGGTCCCTTCGTGCACCTGGACCTGGATTTTCGCGCCCCCGTCACCCCGCGCCACCCCCTGATCTGCGAGGTCGTTCCGGTCAAGCTGGGCGGAACCTCGGTCCGGTTCCGGGTGCGTGGGCGGCAGGATGGCGTGCTTTGCTTCGAGGGGCATTTCGTCAGCGTCTTTTCCAGGGTCGGGGCGCTGGAGACCATCCCGATCCCGCCCGAGGTCCGCACCGCGCTGGAGCCTTTCGTCGAATCCGACGCATGA
- a CDS encoding amidohydrolase: MSLTNADIVELTDFRHALHRRPEVSGHERQTARSVAAALPSPDRVVTGLGGHGVAAVYDSGQPGPTVMVRSELDALPIVELGRVEHASEIPGVGHLCGHDGHSTILLGLARLLARRRPARGRVVLMFQPAEEDGSGAAAVLADPAFAPLMPDWALSLHNFPGIPLGQAWLAPGPVNCASLGLRITLTGGTAHASMPETGHAPTPALPALIDGLRAMGPGGAMGPGFRLATITHLRMGEPAFGIAPGEAELWVTLRGLSDTDLTDLLTQAQDLARAQAQAAGLDVAFAVHDHFHACANHPEATAVLARALDSAGIGHDPGDLPMRGSEDFGRFGGAGAKSAMVLLGAGADHPQLHTQTYDFPDALIAQGVAIFHHAVRELLG, from the coding sequence ATGTCCCTGACCAACGCCGATATCGTCGAACTGACCGACTTTCGCCACGCCCTGCACCGCCGGCCCGAGGTCTCGGGGCACGAGAGGCAGACCGCGCGCAGCGTCGCCGCCGCCCTGCCCAGCCCCGACCGCGTGGTGACGGGACTGGGCGGACACGGGGTCGCGGCGGTCTATGACAGCGGCCAGCCCGGCCCCACGGTGATGGTGCGCAGCGAACTGGACGCGTTGCCGATCGTGGAACTGGGCCGCGTCGAACACGCCAGCGAAATCCCAGGTGTCGGCCATTTGTGCGGCCATGACGGGCATTCGACGATCCTGCTGGGGCTGGCGCGGCTGCTGGCGCGCCGGCGGCCGGCGCGGGGGCGGGTGGTGCTGATGTTCCAGCCGGCGGAGGAGGACGGCTCGGGCGCCGCCGCAGTGCTGGCAGACCCGGCCTTTGCCCCGCTGATGCCCGACTGGGCGCTGTCGCTGCACAATTTCCCGGGCATCCCCCTGGGGCAGGCCTGGCTGGCGCCGGGGCCGGTGAACTGCGCCTCGCTGGGCCTGCGGATCACGCTGACGGGCGGCACGGCCCACGCCTCGATGCCGGAAACGGGCCACGCGCCGACCCCCGCGCTGCCGGCACTGATCGACGGGCTCAGGGCGATGGGACCGGGCGGCGCGATGGGGCCGGGCTTCCGGCTGGCAACGATCACGCATCTCAGAATGGGCGAGCCCGCCTTTGGCATCGCCCCCGGCGAGGCCGAGTTGTGGGTCACCCTCAGGGGTCTGTCGGACACCGATCTGACCGACCTGCTGACCCAGGCGCAGGACCTGGCCCGCGCCCAGGCGCAGGCGGCGGGTCTCGATGTCGCCTTTGCGGTGCACGATCATTTCCACGCCTGCGCGAACCACCCTGAGGCCACCGCCGTTCTGGCGCGCGCGCTGGACAGCGCCGGCATCGGCCACGATCCGGGCGATCTGCCGATGCGCGGGTCCGAGGACTTCGGCCGTTTCGGCGGCGCCGGGGCGAAATCGGCGATGGTGCTGCTGGGCGCGGGGGCGGACCATCCGCAGTTGCACACCCAGACCTACGATTTTCCCGACGCGCTGATCGCCCAGGGCGTGGCGATCTTTCACCACGCCGTGCGCGAGTTGCTGGGCTAG
- a CDS encoding UPF0104 family protein → MPRRWTETLEALAESTVIRGALGLALAALGLSVLRHLAAEVRPEDIARDLAATPLRDILLALAATAISFLALGGYDVVTAPPGLLPRRLAMLGGAAGYAVSNLFGVSWLTGGLLRHRIYAPRGIDAVRVASMIGAVWFGFWLAILTLIGLILLSAFDMPRGVFGLQGLPARALGAVLLAIVAAGVALSGPDGRKVPLGHWSITLPGRGQVLRVMALALADVLGAAVALYGLLPAEVTTSFAVFFVVFVAALGLGVASHAPGGLGVFEATLVAGLGAAGRSDVLAALLVYRLIYYLLPFVVLFIPALMAMRRQSGRGR, encoded by the coding sequence ATGCCCCGCCGCTGGACCGAAACACTGGAAGCCCTGGCGGAAAGCACCGTGATCCGGGGCGCCCTGGGGCTGGCGCTGGCGGCGCTGGGGCTCAGCGTGCTGCGCCACCTCGCGGCCGAGGTCCGCCCCGAGGACATCGCCCGCGACCTGGCCGCCACGCCGCTGCGCGACATCCTGCTGGCGCTGGCGGCGACGGCGATCAGCTTTCTGGCGCTGGGTGGCTACGACGTGGTGACCGCACCGCCCGGGCTGTTGCCGCGCCGGCTGGCGATGCTGGGGGGCGCGGCCGGCTACGCGGTGTCGAACCTGTTCGGCGTCAGCTGGTTGACGGGCGGCCTGCTGCGGCACCGGATCTATGCGCCCAGGGGCATCGACGCGGTGCGCGTGGCCTCGATGATCGGCGCGGTGTGGTTCGGGTTCTGGCTGGCGATCCTGACGCTGATCGGCCTGATCCTGCTCAGCGCCTTTGACATGCCGCGCGGGGTGTTCGGATTGCAGGGGCTGCCTGCCCGGGCGCTGGGCGCGGTCCTGCTGGCGATCGTCGCGGCCGGGGTGGCGCTGAGCGGACCCGATGGCCGCAAGGTGCCGCTGGGTCACTGGTCCATCACCTTGCCGGGGCGGGGCCAGGTGCTGCGGGTGATGGCGCTGGCGCTGGCCGATGTGCTGGGCGCCGCGGTCGCGCTATACGGGTTGCTGCCGGCCGAGGTGACCACGAGCTTCGCGGTGTTCTTCGTGGTCTTTGTCGCGGCACTTGGGCTGGGCGTCGCCAGCCACGCGCCCGGCGGGCTGGGGGTGTTCGAGGCGACGCTGGTGGCCGGCCTGGGCGCCGCGGGGCGGTCCGACGTGTTGGCGGCCCTGCTGGTCTATCGGCTGATTTACTACCTGCTGCCCTTCGTGGTTCTGTTCATTCCGGCGCTGATGGCGATGCGCCGCCAATCCGGGAGGGGCCGATGA
- a CDS encoding DUF202 domain-containing protein — MIRNFKDHANNERTFLAWVRTATTIVGFGLAAGRIGGAVPPLWTELALFASGFLLVVVAFGRMVWLRRRIERSETLDDGGLAADIFLFVLVAVLMGVLALFGWHLAT, encoded by the coding sequence ATGATCCGCAACTTCAAGGACCACGCGAACAACGAACGCACCTTTCTGGCCTGGGTGCGCACGGCGACGACGATCGTCGGGTTCGGCCTGGCGGCGGGGCGCATCGGGGGCGCGGTGCCGCCGCTGTGGACAGAGCTTGCGCTGTTTGCCTCGGGGTTTCTGCTGGTGGTGGTGGCGTTCGGGCGGATGGTCTGGCTGCGCCGCCGGATCGAGCGCAGCGAAACGCTGGATGACGGGGGGCTTGCGGCCGACATCTTTCTGTTCGTCCTGGTCGCGGTGCTGATGGGGGTGCTGGCCCTGTTCGGCTGGCACCTGGCCACCTAG
- the boxB gene encoding benzoyl-CoA 2,3-epoxidase subunit BoxB has product MIDLINVSYDTQIPNNVGLSSDKRVLKALEKWHPGYINWWNDLIPQNFQKSLVYLRTAVSVDPKGWAKFDYVKMPEYRWGVLLAPQVEDRRIPCGEHAGEPAWQEVPGEYRSLMRRLIVIQGDTEPASVEQQRFLGLTAPSLYDLRNLFQVNVEEGRHLWAMVYLLHKYFGADGREEADDLLRRQSGSEEAPRMLGAFNEETPDWLSFFMFTYFTDRDGKMQLEALAQSGFDPLSRTCRFMLTEEAHHMFVGETGVGRTIERTCEAMKAAGIDDPHDIDRIRALGVIDLPTIQKKLNLHYTLSLDLFGQEVSTNAANAFNAGIKGRYMEHRLTDDHKLTSDTYPVWDFVDGTLVRHEVPALTAINMRLRDDYSRDAAGGVGRWNKIIEKSGVQFELRLPHEAFHRQIGVFAGKTFAPDGTLLSGAEYDARRKDWLPTHADGDFIQSLMKPVTEPGQYAGWINPPKVGIDNKPGDFEYVKLYMA; this is encoded by the coding sequence ATGATCGACCTCATCAATGTCAGCTATGACACGCAGATCCCCAACAACGTCGGCCTGTCGTCCGACAAGCGCGTGCTCAAGGCGCTGGAGAAATGGCACCCCGGTTACATCAACTGGTGGAACGACCTGATCCCGCAGAACTTTCAGAAATCGCTGGTCTATCTGCGCACCGCCGTGTCGGTCGATCCCAAGGGCTGGGCCAAGTTCGACTATGTGAAGATGCCCGAATACCGCTGGGGCGTGCTGCTGGCGCCCCAGGTCGAGGACCGGCGCATCCCCTGCGGCGAGCACGCCGGCGAACCCGCCTGGCAAGAGGTGCCCGGCGAATACCGCTCGCTCATGCGCCGGCTGATCGTGATCCAGGGCGACACCGAGCCCGCCTCGGTCGAGCAGCAGCGGTTCCTGGGCCTGACCGCGCCCTCGCTCTATGACCTGCGCAATCTGTTCCAGGTCAACGTCGAGGAAGGCCGCCACCTGTGGGCCATGGTCTACCTGCTGCACAAGTATTTCGGCGCCGACGGCCGCGAGGAAGCCGACGACCTGCTGCGCCGGCAATCGGGGTCCGAGGAAGCGCCGCGGATGCTGGGGGCGTTCAACGAGGAAACGCCGGACTGGCTGTCCTTCTTCATGTTCACCTATTTCACCGACCGCGACGGCAAGATGCAGCTCGAAGCCCTAGCGCAATCGGGTTTCGACCCGCTTTCGCGCACCTGCCGCTTCATGCTGACCGAGGAAGCGCACCACATGTTCGTGGGCGAAACCGGCGTCGGGCGCACCATCGAACGCACCTGCGAGGCGATGAAAGCCGCCGGCATCGATGATCCGCATGACATCGACCGTATCCGCGCGCTGGGGGTCATCGACCTGCCGACGATCCAGAAGAAGCTGAACCTGCACTATACGCTCAGCCTGGACCTGTTCGGGCAGGAAGTCTCCACAAACGCGGCCAATGCCTTCAACGCGGGCATCAAGGGCCGCTATATGGAGCACCGGCTGACCGACGACCACAAGCTGACCAGCGACACCTATCCCGTGTGGGATTTCGTCGATGGCACGCTGGTGCGCCACGAGGTCCCGGCCCTGACGGCGATCAACATGCGCCTGCGCGACGACTACAGCCGCGACGCGGCCGGCGGCGTCGGCCGCTGGAACAAGATCATCGAGAAATCGGGTGTCCAGTTCGAGTTGCGGCTGCCGCACGAAGCCTTCCACCGCCAGATCGGCGTCTTCGCGGGCAAGACCTTTGCCCCGGACGGCACGCTTCTGTCGGGGGCCGAGTATGACGCGCGGCGCAAGGACTGGCTGCCGACACATGCCGACGGGGATTTCATCCAGTCGCTGATGAAGCCGGTGACCGAACCGGGTCAATACGCGGGCTGGATCAACCCGCCCAAGGTCGGCATCGACAACAAGCCCGGCGACTTCGAGTATGTGAAGCTCTACATGGCCTGA
- the boxA gene encoding benzoyl-CoA 2,3-epoxidase subunit BoxA, translating into MTLPLKQHLIDPEICIRCYTCEMTCPVGAIVHDDTNVVVDAETCNFCMDCIPVCPTGSIDEWRVVQTPYSLDEQFSWQDLPAQQDIGTSGGVEALDDAMEALLAEAHQGAGGKSRAPATASKPTVNLYTLGKPATARVQGNYRLTSAESGADVRHIILDFGGQPMPVLEGQSIGIIPPGTDAQGKAHLPRLYSVSSPRDGERPNYNNLSLTVKREDRGLCSNYVCDLAIGDAVQVTGPFGATFLMPQDPEARMLLVCTGTGSAPFRGFTMRRQRAALAGPGDMVLFFGARTPDSLPYFGPLNKVPDRLLKKHLVFSRIPGAPKEYVQDRMMVEQEDVAEMLADPRTHIYICGLRGMEQGVELAFRNIAESTGLPWEATRDAMREDGRYHVETY; encoded by the coding sequence ATGACCCTGCCCCTGAAACAGCACCTCATCGACCCGGAAATCTGCATCCGCTGCTATACCTGCGAGATGACCTGCCCGGTGGGCGCCATCGTCCACGACGACACCAATGTCGTGGTCGATGCCGAAACGTGCAACTTCTGCATGGACTGCATCCCGGTCTGTCCGACCGGTTCGATCGACGAGTGGCGCGTGGTCCAGACCCCCTATTCGCTGGACGAGCAATTCTCGTGGCAGGACCTGCCCGCGCAACAGGACATCGGCACCTCGGGCGGGGTGGAGGCGCTGGACGATGCGATGGAGGCCCTGCTGGCCGAGGCCCACCAGGGCGCCGGCGGCAAGTCGCGCGCGCCCGCCACGGCGTCGAAACCCACCGTCAACCTCTATACCCTGGGCAAGCCCGCGACCGCTCGGGTGCAGGGAAACTACCGGCTGACCAGCGCCGAATCCGGCGCGGACGTGCGGCACATCATCCTCGATTTCGGCGGCCAGCCGATGCCCGTGCTCGAGGGTCAGTCGATCGGCATCATCCCGCCCGGCACCGACGCCCAGGGCAAGGCGCACCTGCCGCGGCTCTATTCCGTATCCAGCCCGCGCGATGGCGAGCGGCCGAACTACAACAACCTCTCGCTGACCGTAAAGCGCGAGGACCGGGGCCTGTGCTCGAACTATGTCTGCGATCTGGCGATCGGCGACGCGGTGCAGGTCACCGGCCCCTTCGGCGCGACCTTCCTGATGCCGCAAGACCCCGAAGCGCGGATGCTTCTGGTCTGCACCGGCACCGGCTCGGCGCCCTTCCGCGGCTTCACCATGCGCCGCCAGCGCGCCGCCCTGGCCGGCCCCGGCGACATGGTCCTGTTCTTCGGTGCGCGCACGCCGGATTCGCTGCCCTATTTCGGCCCCCTGAACAAGGTTCCCGACCGGCTGCTGAAAAAGCACCTGGTGTTCAGCCGCATTCCCGGTGCGCCCAAGGAATACGTCCAGGACCGCATGATGGTCGAACAGGAGGACGTCGCCGAGATGCTGGCCGATCCCAGGACGCATATCTACATCTGCGGCCTCAGAGGGATGGAACAGGGCGTCGAACTGGCGTTTCGCAACATCGCGGAAAGCACCGGCCTGCCCTGGGAGGCGACCCGCGACGCCATGCGCGAGGATGGCCGCTATCACGTCGAAACCTACTGA